The following coding sequences are from one Pseudonocardia sp. HH130630-07 window:
- the nadD gene encoding nicotinate-nucleotide adenylyltransferase, whose translation MKRKIGVMGGTFDPVHHGHLVAASEVADRFALDEVIFVPTGQPWQKSDRAVSPAEDRYLMTVVATASNPRFSVSRVDIDRDGPTYTADTLADLHATMPDAMLFFITGADALQQILSWRKVDELFSHAHFVGVTRPGYELVDGHLPDGSVTLVEVPAMAISSSECRTRVAAGRPVWYLVPDGVVQYISKRSLYLNPDV comes from the coding sequence ATGAAGCGCAAGATCGGCGTGATGGGCGGGACGTTCGACCCCGTGCACCACGGTCATCTGGTGGCGGCCAGCGAGGTGGCGGACCGGTTCGCCCTCGACGAGGTGATCTTCGTGCCGACCGGGCAGCCGTGGCAGAAGTCCGACCGCGCGGTCTCCCCCGCGGAGGACCGCTACCTGATGACGGTCGTCGCCACCGCGTCGAACCCGCGGTTCTCGGTGAGCCGGGTCGACATCGACCGCGACGGCCCCACCTACACCGCCGACACGCTCGCCGACCTGCACGCCACGATGCCCGACGCGATGTTGTTCTTCATCACCGGTGCCGATGCGCTGCAGCAGATCCTGTCCTGGCGCAAGGTCGACGAGCTGTTCAGCCACGCGCACTTCGTCGGCGTCACCCGGCCCGGCTACGAGCTGGTCGACGGGCACCTGCCGGACGGCTCGGTGACGCTGGTCGAGGTCCCGGCGATGGCGATCTCCTCCAGTGAGTGCCGCACGCGCGTCGCGGCGGGGCGGCCGGTCTGGTACCTCGTGCCGGACGGGGTCGTGCAGTACATCTCCAAGCGCAGTCTCTACCTGAACCCGGACGTCTGA
- a CDS encoding TetR/AcrR family transcriptional regulator, producing MPDQDATTTRRGRPPVTERDRGAQRLAISRVAVRLFREHGVTRTSGADIARAAGISERTLWRLFRTKESCVEPLLTASIDGFREVLRSWPPGGELAPHLRDAYTFVPGPQREDTDAVLAVVRMTHDSPALRAVWLVLQEQAEPTLAEMLAARLGRTPDEPAVRLLAASVNAAFRVVTDEVAASGHTLTEHRERLAEALRTGGWPVRPGA from the coding sequence GTGCCGGACCAGGACGCGACCACCACCCGCCGCGGCCGCCCGCCGGTGACCGAACGTGACCGGGGCGCCCAGCGGCTGGCGATCTCCCGGGTCGCCGTCCGGCTGTTCCGCGAGCACGGCGTCACCCGCACCTCCGGGGCCGACATCGCCCGCGCCGCCGGCATCTCCGAGCGGACCCTGTGGCGGTTGTTCCGGACGAAGGAGAGCTGCGTCGAGCCGCTGCTGACGGCGTCGATCGACGGGTTCCGGGAGGTGCTGCGGTCCTGGCCGCCCGGCGGCGAGCTGGCCCCGCACCTGCGCGACGCCTACACCTTCGTGCCCGGCCCGCAGCGGGAGGACACCGACGCGGTGCTCGCGGTCGTGCGGATGACCCACGACTCCCCGGCGCTGCGCGCGGTGTGGCTGGTCCTGCAGGAGCAGGCCGAGCCGACGCTCGCCGAGATGCTCGCGGCCCGGCTCGGGCGCACCCCGGACGAACCGGCGGTGCGCCTGCTCGCTGCCTCGGTGAACGCCGCGTTCCGGGTGGTCACCGACGAGGTCGCCGCGTCCGGGCACACCCTCACCGAACACCGGGAGCGGCTCGCCGAGGCGCTGCGGACCGGGGGCTGGCCGGTCCGCCCCGGCGCGTGA
- a CDS encoding GNAT family N-acetyltransferase, with the protein MRVRPARPDDAAAITGVHVRAWRAGYRGLLPDEVLDGLDPAERLPRWRSTLTAASWPRQGTLVVTPDDGSIAGFADLSPVRDEDRDPRLVGEVRSFYVAPEAWRHGCGRALMRGSVHALARCYRSAVLWVLDTNSRAQHFYAATGWRPDGTARHERIAGVEVGELRYAHDLG; encoded by the coding sequence GTGCGGGTGCGCCCGGCCCGTCCCGACGACGCCGCGGCGATCACCGGGGTGCACGTCCGGGCCTGGCGGGCCGGCTATCGCGGCCTGCTCCCCGACGAGGTGCTCGACGGGCTCGACCCGGCCGAGCGTCTCCCCCGGTGGCGCTCGACGCTGACCGCCGCGTCCTGGCCCCGGCAGGGGACCCTCGTCGTGACCCCGGACGACGGCTCGATCGCCGGGTTCGCCGATCTGTCCCCGGTCCGTGACGAGGATCGGGACCCGCGGCTCGTCGGGGAGGTCCGGTCGTTCTACGTGGCGCCGGAGGCCTGGCGCCACGGATGCGGCCGGGCGCTGATGCGCGGAAGCGTCCACGCACTGGCGAGATGCTACCGCAGCGCCGTGCTCTGGGTTCTGGACACCAACTCGCGGGCACAGCACTTCTACGCGGCGACCGGATGGCGGCCGGACGGGACCGCCCGGCACGAGCGGATCGCGGGCGTGGAGGTCGGCGAGCTGCGCTACGCGCACGACCTGGGCTGA
- a CDS encoding alpha/beta fold hydrolase encodes MAIENPYYTHEFHGDYDLVGLGEFALEEGGVIPDLQLAVATFGTLNAAKDNAILVTTWYSGTHQIFRDVYIGPGHALDPERYFVVVVNQIGNGLSTSPHNASGANSAIAMSRFPRVRIGDDVRAQEQLLREHYGIESLALVVGGSMGAQQTYEWMVRFPGRVRRAAPIAGTAQNTPHDFLHTKALVEAITSDPGFAGGEYTSNADVVDGLRRHAGIWAVTGFSTEFWKQELWRGLGFESRDGFLEGFLEPYFTVMDPNDLLCMAWKWQRGDVARHTGGDLAAALGRNEAVARILPISEDMFFPVRDHESELELTPHATIRVIDDLCGHLGLFGLVPTYLPQIDRHLQELLDTEA; translated from the coding sequence ATGGCGATCGAGAACCCGTACTACACCCACGAGTTCCACGGCGACTACGACCTCGTCGGGCTCGGTGAGTTCGCGCTGGAGGAGGGCGGGGTCATCCCCGACCTGCAGCTCGCCGTCGCCACCTTCGGCACGCTGAACGCGGCGAAGGACAACGCGATCCTGGTGACCACCTGGTACTCCGGCACCCACCAGATCTTCCGGGACGTCTACATCGGTCCCGGGCACGCGCTGGACCCGGAGCGGTACTTCGTCGTCGTCGTCAACCAGATCGGCAACGGCCTGTCCACCAGCCCGCACAACGCGTCCGGTGCGAACTCCGCGATCGCCATGTCGCGGTTCCCGCGGGTCCGGATCGGCGACGACGTCCGGGCCCAGGAACAGCTGCTCCGGGAGCACTACGGCATCGAGTCCCTGGCGCTCGTCGTGGGCGGTTCGATGGGGGCCCAGCAGACCTACGAGTGGATGGTCCGGTTCCCGGGCCGGGTGCGGCGGGCCGCGCCGATCGCCGGTACCGCGCAGAACACCCCGCACGACTTCCTGCACACCAAGGCGCTGGTCGAGGCGATCACCTCGGATCCCGGATTCGCCGGCGGCGAGTACACCTCGAACGCCGACGTCGTCGACGGGCTCCGCCGGCACGCCGGCATCTGGGCGGTGACCGGGTTCTCCACCGAGTTCTGGAAGCAGGAGCTGTGGCGCGGGCTCGGGTTCGAGTCCCGCGACGGCTTCCTGGAGGGGTTCCTCGAGCCCTACTTCACCGTCATGGATCCGAACGACCTGCTGTGCATGGCCTGGAAGTGGCAGCGCGGCGACGTCGCCCGGCACACCGGCGGGGACCTGGCCGCGGCGCTGGGCCGCAACGAGGCGGTGGCCAGGATCCTGCCGATCAGCGAGGACATGTTCTTCCCGGTGCGCGACCACGAGTCCGAGCTGGAGCTGACCCCGCACGCGACGATCCGGGTGATCGACGACCTGTGCGGGCACCTCGGGCTGTTCGGGCTCGTGCCGACCTACCTGCCCCAGATCGACCGGCACCTGCAGGAGCTGCTCGACACCGAGGCGTGA
- a CDS encoding FAD-dependent oxidoreductase translates to MSVPVTIVGAGLGGLVLARVLHLHGVPVTVLEAEASPSARSQGGMLDIHDDTGQPALAAAGLLDGFRALVLEGREATRVLAPDGTVLLDEPDDGTGTRPEVQRGELRRLLLDALPSGTVRWGCKVTAIRALGGGRHEVTLADGTRLGTDLLVGADGAWSRVRPLLSGAVPGYVGTAFVETYLYDADTRHPAAAAAVGSGALLANVPGQGIQAHRESGDTLHAYVALTRPRAWFDDIDFGDPGAATARIAREFDGWAPELTALITDGDTAPVLRPLYALPVGHRWDHTPGVTLVGDAAHVAVPNGEGANLAMYDGAELARAIVAHPGDTGAALAEYERSLFPRIAEATAEAARDFDLCFGEHAPAGMIDLLTGAAAHR, encoded by the coding sequence ATGTCCGTTCCGGTCACGATCGTGGGCGCCGGTCTCGGTGGTCTCGTGCTGGCGCGTGTGCTGCACCTGCACGGTGTCCCGGTCACGGTGCTCGAGGCGGAGGCCTCGCCCTCGGCGCGGTCCCAGGGCGGGATGCTCGACATCCACGACGACACCGGGCAGCCCGCGCTGGCGGCCGCCGGCCTGCTCGACGGGTTCCGCGCCCTGGTCCTGGAGGGGCGCGAGGCGACGCGGGTCCTCGCGCCGGACGGGACCGTGCTGCTCGACGAGCCCGACGACGGGACCGGCACCCGTCCGGAGGTGCAGCGCGGCGAGCTGCGCCGGTTGCTGCTCGACGCGCTGCCGTCCGGGACCGTCCGGTGGGGATGCAAGGTCACCGCGATCCGCGCCCTGGGCGGCGGCCGGCACGAGGTGACGCTCGCCGACGGCACCCGGCTCGGCACCGATCTGCTGGTCGGGGCGGACGGTGCGTGGTCCCGGGTCCGCCCGTTGCTCTCCGGGGCGGTACCGGGGTACGTGGGCACCGCGTTCGTCGAGACCTACCTGTACGACGCCGATACCCGGCACCCGGCGGCCGCCGCCGCGGTCGGGTCCGGGGCCCTGCTCGCGAACGTCCCCGGCCAGGGGATCCAGGCCCACCGGGAGAGCGGCGACACCCTGCACGCCTACGTGGCGCTCACCCGCCCGCGAGCCTGGTTCGACGACATCGACTTCGGCGACCCGGGCGCGGCGACCGCGCGGATCGCCCGGGAGTTCGACGGGTGGGCCCCCGAGCTCACCGCGCTGATCACCGACGGTGACACCGCACCCGTCCTGCGCCCGCTGTACGCGCTGCCGGTCGGGCACCGCTGGGACCACACGCCGGGCGTGACGCTGGTCGGGGACGCGGCGCACGTCGCGGTCCCGAACGGTGAGGGGGCCAACCTCGCGATGTACGACGGGGCCGAACTCGCGCGCGCGATCGTCGCGCATCCGGGCGACACCGGGGCCGCGCTCGCCGAGTACGAACGGTCGCTGTTCCCGCGGATCGCCGAGGCGACCGCGGAGGCGGCCCGGGACTTCGACCTGTGCTTCGGCGAGCACGCACCGGCCGGCATGATCGATCTCCTCACCGGCGCCGCCGCGCACCGGTGA
- a CDS encoding SRPBCC family protein encodes MRYTVSIEIALPRERVVQLLADPTHLPMWLRGLVLHEPLNGLHGQVGTESRVVLRTGKQDMEGTETITRREPADLHAIPAGTVVHYDRELVAEGMWSAARERLTEAGPGATLWVSENEYRFDGTPMRLLAPVLRGVFRAQSRRHMRDFKAFAEHGTDVRDTAG; translated from the coding sequence ATGAGGTACACCGTGTCGATCGAGATCGCGCTGCCGCGGGAGCGGGTCGTCCAGCTGCTCGCCGACCCCACGCACCTGCCGATGTGGCTGCGCGGCCTGGTGCTGCACGAGCCGTTGAACGGGCTGCACGGGCAGGTCGGGACCGAGTCACGCGTCGTGCTGCGGACCGGGAAGCAGGACATGGAGGGCACCGAGACCATCACCCGCCGGGAGCCGGCGGACCTGCACGCGATCCCGGCCGGCACCGTCGTCCACTACGACCGCGAGCTCGTCGCCGAGGGGATGTGGAGCGCCGCGCGCGAACGGCTGACCGAGGCCGGCCCGGGGGCGACCCTCTGGGTGAGCGAGAACGAGTACCGGTTCGACGGCACGCCCATGCGGCTGCTGGCTCCCGTCCTGCGCGGCGTGTTCCGTGCGCAGTCGCGACGGCACATGCGGGACTTCAAGGCGTTCGCCGAGCACGGGACGGACGTCCGGGACACGGCGGGCTGA
- a CDS encoding cytochrome P450: MTLAAERPQLPFTRPNLLEIAPFYDVLRREAPIAAVTTPAGDPAWLVTRFAEVRDLLGDKRLGRSHPEPEKASRIHAAAVLDGPSGDYDSEEQEHTRMRRLLTPAFSAKRMRRLSAHVQELVDGYVDALVADRESASDGVADLHTHLAFPLPVAVICSLLGVPEADGDYFRALSDRMATYSGQDAHDAREEFGHYMAGLAEGKRAEPGEDVISDLVQAQAQDETFGYPEMVRLCVGLLFAGHETTVNRIGLGVLFLMSNRDQWDALAADPDGRIDAVIEEIMRLGAPGDLGLLRYAHTDVEAGGVVIERGDAVILSVNAANRDAGVFDDAETFDPDRAERGHVGFGHGPHFCIGASLARTELRAVFATLARRLPELRLAVGMDELDVRTDHITGGVRSLPVTWTGAAR, translated from the coding sequence ATGACCCTCGCCGCCGAACGCCCGCAGCTCCCGTTCACCCGGCCGAACCTGCTCGAGATCGCCCCGTTCTACGACGTCCTGCGCCGGGAGGCGCCGATCGCAGCCGTCACCACCCCGGCCGGTGATCCGGCGTGGCTGGTCACCCGGTTCGCCGAGGTCCGCGACCTGCTGGGGGACAAGCGGTTGGGCCGCTCGCACCCGGAGCCGGAGAAGGCGTCGCGGATCCACGCGGCCGCGGTGCTGGACGGCCCGTCGGGTGACTACGACTCCGAGGAGCAGGAGCACACCCGGATGCGCCGGCTGCTCACGCCGGCGTTCTCGGCGAAGCGGATGCGCCGGCTGTCCGCGCACGTCCAGGAACTGGTCGACGGCTACGTCGACGCGCTGGTCGCCGACCGGGAGAGCGCGTCCGACGGCGTCGCCGACCTGCACACCCACCTCGCCTTCCCGCTCCCGGTGGCCGTCATCTGCAGCCTGCTCGGGGTGCCCGAGGCCGACGGCGACTACTTCCGCGCGCTGTCGGACCGCATGGCCACCTACTCCGGGCAGGACGCGCACGACGCCCGCGAGGAGTTCGGCCACTACATGGCGGGCCTCGCCGAGGGCAAGCGGGCCGAGCCCGGTGAGGACGTCATCTCCGACCTGGTGCAGGCACAGGCGCAGGACGAGACGTTCGGCTACCCGGAGATGGTCCGGCTGTGCGTCGGCCTGCTGTTCGCCGGGCACGAGACGACGGTGAACCGGATCGGCCTCGGCGTCCTGTTCCTGATGAGCAACCGCGACCAGTGGGACGCCCTGGCCGCGGACCCGGACGGCCGGATCGACGCCGTGATCGAGGAGATCATGCGGCTCGGTGCCCCCGGGGACCTCGGACTGCTGCGGTACGCGCACACCGACGTCGAAGCCGGCGGGGTCGTCATCGAGCGCGGGGACGCGGTGATCCTCTCGGTCAACGCGGCCAACCGGGACGCCGGGGTGTTCGACGACGCCGAGACGTTCGACCCGGACCGGGCCGAGCGCGGCCACGTCGGTTTCGGGCACGGCCCGCACTTCTGCATCGGCGCGAGCCTGGCGCGCACCGAGCTGCGGGCGGTGTTCGCGACGCTGGCCCGGCGACTGCCGGAGCTGCGCCTGGCCGTCGGGATGGACGAGCTGGACGTCCGGACCGACCACATCACCGGCGGCGTCCGCAGCCTGCCGGTCACCTGGACGGGGGCGGCCCGATGA
- a CDS encoding SRPBCC family protein: MDLVAEFDRNRRAVGGSGPTRTITLYRHYPAGTDEVWQAWTDPARLARWFEPVSGDLREGGRYTLTDSGTEGTVQQCSPPHTLRVSWEYEGSVSTVRLTLAAVSGGTDLELCHEVPADEHWHRFGPAAAGIGWEFSLVPLAMHLAGDPRRPSDVLEDTEFGRERTRHCATLWGTAHGASGVDGVTGDAAAAAAARTVEFYLDPG, encoded by the coding sequence GTGGACCTCGTCGCCGAGTTCGACCGGAACCGCCGCGCGGTCGGTGGTTCGGGACCGACCCGCACGATCACCCTGTACCGCCACTACCCCGCCGGGACGGACGAGGTGTGGCAGGCGTGGACCGATCCGGCCCGGCTGGCCCGCTGGTTCGAGCCGGTCTCCGGCGATCTGCGCGAGGGCGGTCGCTACACCCTGACCGATAGCGGGACCGAGGGCACCGTGCAGCAGTGCAGCCCGCCGCACACCCTGCGGGTGAGCTGGGAGTACGAGGGCAGCGTGAGCACCGTGCGGCTCACGCTGGCCGCCGTCTCCGGCGGGACCGACCTCGAGCTGTGCCACGAGGTCCCCGCCGACGAGCACTGGCACCGGTTCGGCCCGGCCGCGGCGGGCATCGGCTGGGAGTTCTCGCTCGTCCCGCTGGCGATGCATCTCGCCGGGGACCCGCGACGCCCGTCCGACGTCCTGGAGGACACGGAGTTCGGCCGGGAGCGGACCCGGCACTGCGCGACCCTGTGGGGGACGGCGCACGGCGCGTCCGGGGTGGACGGTGTCACCGGGGACGCCGCCGCGGCTGCCGCGGCGCGCACCGTGGAGTTCTACCTGGATCCGGGCTGA
- a CDS encoding TetR/AcrR family transcriptional regulator: MASRTPRRAQGLSRGLIVDTAVALLDAAGEPGLTFRALADRLATGPGALYWHVANKDELLAAATESVVATALSPGPGAPVRTPAEEIHAVALALFDAVDDHPWLATRLGTQFARGPAGPAPTVILERVGRPVRALGAPEATWFTTASTLVNYVLGAAGQNAANGRAGSERDGSRSGFLDTVATTWEGLDPTEFAFVRAVAGQLREHDDREQFLAGIDLILAGIAAVHPSGGRT, translated from the coding sequence ATGGCATCCCGGACACCGCGGCGCGCCCAGGGGCTCTCCCGCGGACTCATCGTCGACACGGCCGTCGCCCTGCTGGACGCCGCCGGTGAGCCGGGCCTGACGTTCCGGGCGCTCGCCGACCGGCTCGCCACCGGCCCCGGCGCGCTCTACTGGCACGTCGCGAACAAGGACGAGCTGCTCGCCGCCGCCACCGAGTCCGTCGTCGCGACCGCGCTCTCCCCCGGCCCCGGCGCACCCGTTCGCACCCCGGCGGAGGAGATCCACGCCGTCGCGCTCGCCCTGTTCGACGCGGTCGACGACCACCCGTGGCTCGCCACCCGGCTCGGCACGCAGTTCGCCCGCGGGCCGGCGGGACCGGCACCGACGGTGATCCTCGAGCGGGTCGGCCGCCCGGTCCGCGCGCTCGGCGCTCCCGAGGCCACGTGGTTCACGACGGCGTCGACCCTGGTGAACTACGTCCTGGGCGCCGCGGGTCAGAACGCCGCGAACGGCCGGGCCGGGAGCGAGCGGGACGGCTCCCGCTCCGGGTTCCTCGACACCGTCGCGACGACCTGGGAGGGGCTGGACCCCACCGAGTTCGCCTTCGTGCGCGCCGTGGCGGGCCAGCTGCGCGAGCACGACGACCGGGAGCAGTTCCTGGCCGGGATCGACCTGATCCTGGCGGGCATCGCCGCGGTCCACCCTTCCGGCGGCCGGACCTGA